From the genome of Nitrospirota bacterium, one region includes:
- the lnt gene encoding apolipoprotein N-acyltransferase yields MTVSILFMLNKKDIILSVLSGLLLAAGFPSVDFFPLAWIALVPLMISLLDKGMKPAFILGMLSGFIYFLGTVFWVYNSIFFYGHLPAALSAVLVTVLCIYLSMYVAVFSMLFNYLTVRSRFPALFIAPVLWVTLEFLRTYTLTGFPWALLGYSQYKFLTIIQIADITGVYGVSFLIAAVNGAVFDIFFNLPKRLKEMPLSEQWPFSIGLIILCSAIIASLLYGAWQLHAGGGHHTVRASVVQGNIDQDKKWDISFQRETISEYKALTATAVSAAPSLIVWPETAVPFVFGHDETLTAEITEFGKTLGAHLIFGGVTIKGIKDGRYQLSNSAILLSPDGNVLSVYDKIHLVPYGEYVPLRKLFPFVNRLVEGIGDFIPGRQNTVMETPFAGIGSLVCYEIIFPGLVRKFVDNGANLLVTVTNDGWFGRYSAPYQHFSMAVFRAVENRVPVIRAANTGISGFIDAHGRIKRKSDIFVRAVLTEDLEIGAFKKSFYSKYGDLFAFLCIISTILLIANNIKMRNEK; encoded by the coding sequence ATGACGGTTTCAATATTATTTATGCTCAATAAAAAAGATATAATCTTGTCTGTCTTATCGGGCCTCCTACTTGCCGCCGGATTCCCGTCTGTTGATTTTTTTCCGCTTGCCTGGATAGCCCTCGTCCCCCTCATGATATCTTTATTGGATAAAGGTATGAAGCCGGCATTTATCCTCGGGATGTTGAGCGGTTTTATATATTTTTTGGGAACAGTTTTCTGGGTATATAATTCTATATTTTTTTACGGTCATCTTCCGGCGGCATTAAGCGCAGTGCTTGTAACAGTATTATGCATTTATCTGAGCATGTATGTTGCGGTCTTCTCAATGCTTTTTAATTATCTTACGGTGCGGTCGCGGTTCCCGGCGCTTTTCATTGCCCCGGTTTTATGGGTTACTCTTGAATTTTTGCGCACCTATACCCTAACCGGTTTCCCGTGGGCGCTCTTGGGCTATTCACAGTATAAATTCTTAACGATTATCCAGATAGCCGATATTACCGGAGTGTACGGAGTTTCTTTTTTAATAGCGGCAGTAAACGGCGCAGTCTTTGATATATTTTTTAATCTCCCTAAAAGGCTTAAGGAAATGCCGCTTTCTGAACAGTGGCCTTTTTCCATTGGATTAATAATTCTGTGTAGTGCTATTATTGCATCCCTGCTTTACGGTGCATGGCAACTGCATGCCGGTGGAGGCCATCATACCGTCAGGGCAAGCGTAGTACAGGGCAATATAGATCAGGATAAAAAATGGGACATCAGTTTCCAGAGGGAAACCATTAGTGAATATAAGGCGCTGACTGCAACAGCTGTTTCAGCCGCTCCCTCCCTCATTGTCTGGCCTGAGACTGCAGTGCCCTTTGTTTTTGGTCATGATGAAACCCTGACTGCTGAGATCACGGAGTTTGGGAAGACGCTCGGCGCACACCTGATCTTCGGCGGGGTTACCATAAAAGGCATAAAAGACGGCAGATACCAGTTGTCAAACAGCGCCATCCTCCTTTCCCCTGATGGAAACGTCCTGTCCGTCTATGATAAAATACATCTGGTTCCGTATGGTGAATATGTCCCCCTGAGAAAGCTGTTCCCCTTTGTAAACAGGCTTGTTGAGGGCATTGGAGACTTTATCCCCGGAAGGCAGAACACAGTCATGGAGACGCCTTTTGCAGGTATTGGCAGTCTTGTCTGTTATGAGATAATATTTCCGGGGCTGGTGAGAAAATTTGTGGATAACGGGGCAAACCTGCTTGTGACTGTTACAAATGATGGATGGTTCGGCAGGTATTCGGCGCCGTACCAGCATTTTTCCATGGCGGTGTTCAGGGCCGTGGAAAACAGGGTGCCGGTAATAAGAGCGGCGAATACAGGCATTTCCGGATTCATAGATGCGCACGGCAGAATAAAGAGAAAGAGTGATATTTTTGTCAGGGCGGTTTTAACCGAGGATTTGGAAATAGGGGCCTTTAAAAAAAGTTTTTATTCCAAATACGGCGACCTTTTTGCCTTTTTGTGTATAATTAGTACAATATTGCTGATAGCGAATAATATAAAAATGAGAAATGAAAAATGA
- the prfB gene encoding peptide chain release factor 2, whose protein sequence is MNPSGGIFDTEKLTGRLTAIQSELLSEETWSSPAKTQELLKEKSGIENMLQPLSDLRQKSDDINILFELSEDEEGGVFLEELDRDIKAFRAEMNDTELRSILSAAHDKDNAIVAIHPGAGGTESQDWAQMLMRMYLRWAEQRGFKTEIVELLPGEEAGVKSATITITGAYAYGYLKAEAGVHRLVRISPFDANKRRHTSFAAILVYPEIGEDDAEVEIKDEDIKMDTFRASGAGGQHVNKTSSAVRLTHIPTGLVVSCQNERSQHKNKATALKVLRAKLYAVKKKEQDKKMEELIGEKKDIAWGSQIRSYILQPYQLVKDHRTGLDKGDVNFVLDGGIDDFIREYLMRKKG, encoded by the coding sequence TTGAATCCCTCAGGGGGTATCTTTGATACAGAGAAGCTTACCGGCCGTTTAACCGCTATACAATCAGAGCTTTTATCCGAAGAGACGTGGTCCTCACCAGCCAAAACGCAGGAACTTCTTAAGGAAAAATCCGGCATTGAAAATATGCTTCAGCCGCTTTCTGACCTCCGGCAAAAGTCGGATGATATCAATATTCTCTTTGAGCTTTCAGAAGATGAAGAAGGCGGTGTGTTTCTGGAGGAGCTTGACAGGGACATTAAGGCGTTCAGGGCTGAGATGAATGACACGGAACTCAGGAGCATACTGTCAGCAGCACATGATAAAGATAACGCTATAGTTGCAATACATCCGGGCGCAGGAGGCACGGAGAGTCAGGATTGGGCGCAGATGCTGATGAGGATGTATCTGAGGTGGGCTGAACAAAGAGGGTTTAAGACAGAGATTGTGGAACTGCTTCCGGGGGAAGAGGCAGGGGTAAAAAGCGCCACAATAACAATTACCGGCGCTTACGCATATGGTTATCTCAAGGCAGAGGCAGGAGTTCACAGGCTTGTGAGAATATCCCCTTTTGACGCAAATAAAAGGCGTCATACATCATTTGCTGCAATCCTTGTCTATCCTGAGATTGGCGAGGATGACGCAGAAGTTGAGATAAAAGATGAAGACATAAAGATGGACACATTCCGGGCGTCAGGCGCAGGAGGGCAGCATGTAAATAAGACCTCTTCTGCCGTCAGGCTGACGCATATCCCGACAGGCCTTGTAGTAAGTTGTCAGAATGAGAGGTCGCAGCATAAAAACAAGGCTACTGCGCTGAAGGTTCTCAGGGCCAAGCTTTATGCCGTAAAGAAAAAAGAGCAGGATAAAAAAATGGAAGAGCTTATCGGGGAAAAGAAAGACATTGCATGGGGAAGCCAGATACGGTCCTATATTCTCCAGCCCTATCAGCTCGTGAAAGACCACAGGACAGGGCTTGACAAGGGGGATGTAAATTTCGTTTTGGACGGCGGGATTGATGATTTTATCAGGGAATATTTAATGCGGAAAAAAGGATAA
- a CDS encoding tetratricopeptide repeat protein, which produces MNEQVKHFFHTRFITFFTFMLNYQLHGLDVTGYHVVNLAIHIINALLVYWLVVLTFKTPFFNFHPSSLIPHLLIALFSALLFVSHPIQTQAVTYITQRFTSLATLFYLLSLVMYVKFRTQNTEHKVQNTDKRQKIFSLSSVFWYLTSVLSAVLAMKTKEIAFTLPIIIVLYEIFFFSKSQNSETSSSMQNPPIPPLTKGGKGGFSCITRHAGLSDRQASRFLYFLFFLLTMLIIPLSLIGVNDRIDKLTEDLNEITKSGTSMSRWDYLFTQFRVIVTYVRLLFFPVNQNLDYDYPIYNSFLNPNVFLSFLFLLSIFGLGVYLFYYSKNPPSSPFYKGGIKGDQASPNSLTITHHALRIMAFGIFFFFITLSVESSIIPIEDIIFEHRLYLPSIGLIIAFVSAVFCFSPYLSSFNLQPSSFLSRHALRITVLLLTTSVIVLAIATYQRNSVWQDVFRLCEDMVKKSPKKARTHNNVGLAYYLKGETDKAIEHFQIALSLNPYYVPAHNNLYIAYTAKGWIKEGLQHFYIAQSLKPHR; this is translated from the coding sequence ATGAACGAACAAGTAAAACATTTCTTCCACACAAGATTTATCACTTTTTTCACTTTTATGCTGAATTATCAACTGCACGGACTTGATGTCACAGGTTATCATGTAGTCAATCTCGCAATCCATATCATAAACGCCCTGCTCGTGTACTGGCTTGTTGTTCTTACTTTTAAAACTCCTTTTTTCAATTTTCATCCTTCATCCCTCATCCCTCATTTATTAATAGCTTTATTCTCCGCCTTGCTTTTTGTCTCCCACCCCATCCAGACGCAGGCAGTAACTTACATTACCCAGAGGTTTACATCCCTTGCAACGCTCTTTTATCTCTTGAGTCTGGTGATGTATGTGAAATTCAGAACACAGAACACAGAGCACAAAGTACAGAACACAGACAAGAGGCAAAAAATCTTTAGTCTGTCATCTGTGTTCTGGTATCTGACATCTGTCCTTTCTGCCGTCCTTGCTATGAAGACTAAGGAGATTGCCTTCACCCTCCCCATAATCATTGTCCTTTATGAAATTTTCTTTTTCAGCAAATCTCAAAACTCTGAAACTTCAAGCTCAATGCAAAATCCCCCCATCCCCCCTTTGACAAAGGGGGGCAAGGGGGGATTTTCATGCATCACGCGTCACGCTGGCCTATCGGACAGGCAGGCATCACGGTTCCTCTATTTCCTGTTTTTTCTTCTTACAATGCTGATTATCCCTTTAAGTTTGATTGGCGTAAACGACCGCATAGATAAACTGACAGAAGATTTAAATGAAATAACAAAGTCCGGGACAAGCATGTCGCGATGGGATTATCTCTTTACCCAGTTCAGGGTGATAGTGACATACGTAAGGCTCTTATTTTTCCCTGTAAACCAGAATCTTGATTATGACTATCCGATATACAACTCATTTCTAAATCCAAATGTGTTTTTGTCATTTCTGTTTTTATTGTCTATTTTCGGGCTTGGGGTTTATCTTTTTTATTATTCAAAAAATCCCCCTTCATCCCCCTTTTACAAAGGGGGAATAAAAGGGGATCAAGCATCTCCGAACTCATTAACCATTACGCATCACGCATTACGAATAATGGCTTTTGGCATTTTCTTTTTCTTCATCACCCTGTCTGTTGAGTCAAGCATTATTCCTATTGAGGATATAATCTTTGAACACAGGCTTTACCTGCCAAGCATAGGTTTAATAATCGCCTTTGTCTCAGCCGTTTTTTGTTTTAGTCCTTATCTTTCATCCTTCAACCTTCAACCTTCATCCTTTCTTTCTCGTCACGCACTACGCATCACGGTCTTACTGCTTACTACTTCTGTTATTGTGCTCGCCATTGCTACTTACCAGAGAAACTCTGTATGGCAAGATGTTTTCAGGCTCTGTGAGGATATGGTTAAAAAGTCCCCTAAAAAGGCCCGGACACATAACAATGTTGGTCTTGCTTATTACCTTAAAGGTGAGACTGACAAGGCGATAGAACATTTTCAAATTGCCCTGAGTTTAAATCCATATTATGTACCAGCACATAATAATCTGTATATTGCATATACGGCTAAAGGGTGGATAAAGGAGGGCCTGCAGCATTTTTATATTGCGCAGAGTTTGAAACCGCACCGTTGA
- a CDS encoding right-handed parallel beta-helix repeat-containing protein has protein sequence MKKFMMSLFLIFLLTTLSGYAIAAYVISDNATGGDCTLIGIWEGISKTCTLTTDLYIPDGIIINSDSIMFNGNGYTISGDYYYGSQCRSLGVSLVNRSDVTVENLNVVSFCTGIDLQSSSNNTIENNVVSNTSYGIILANDSHFNTIVNNSTNSNFILGIIVTVGSTDNVIQGNSALNNTYGIGLYGTSNNVLKHNTTSGNGSGFLVSDSSNNSFIGNTISNNGYGIYFVGSSGGSNNNLIYNNNFISNGEDAVVQQGNGNIFTLDTPIGGNYWGDYDSHEEGCYDSNSDGFCDSPYYGILACFDINNDGVCSNMRGDPFYYVPDTLPWTMQDGWIDSDEDGFNRIKDCDDNSPSVYPGAPEVPYNGIDENCNGMVDDDDIDRDGYLLATDCNDNDPTIHPNASEIKHDGIDQDCNGYDLTIDIISAIYKTQSDMLKVKATSTLLDTANLQLVGYGPMIWDVVNLKWVINVKYAGGNPGVVTVSGVEGSTSMTVTIE, from the coding sequence ATGAAGAAATTTATGATGAGTCTATTTTTAATTTTTTTACTAACCACGTTATCAGGTTACGCCATAGCTGCTTATGTTATAAGTGATAATGCTACAGGTGGAGATTGCACCCTTATAGGTATCTGGGAGGGAATATCCAAAACCTGTACGCTTACAACAGATTTGTATATACCTGACGGAATAATAATAAACAGTGACAGTATAATGTTTAATGGTAACGGGTATACCATATCTGGAGACTATTATTACGGCAGCCAATGCCGCTCTTTAGGAGTTTCTTTGGTAAATAGGAGTGATGTCACAGTAGAAAATCTTAATGTTGTGAGTTTCTGTACTGGAATTGACTTGCAAAGCTCAAGCAACAACACAATAGAAAATAATGTAGTATCCAATACATCATATGGTATTATTTTGGCAAATGATTCCCACTTCAATACAATTGTAAATAATTCCACCAATTCAAATTTTATTTTAGGGATTATTGTTACTGTAGGCTCAACTGACAATGTCATCCAAGGAAATTCAGCCTTAAACAATACTTATGGAATAGGTCTTTACGGCACAAGCAATAATGTGTTAAAACATAATACTACCTCAGGTAACGGGTCTGGATTTCTTGTGAGTGACTCAAGCAACAATTCATTTATAGGCAATACAATTTCAAACAATGGGTATGGAATATATTTTGTAGGCTCGAGCGGCGGAAGCAACAATAATCTTATATATAACAACAACTTTATTAGCAACGGTGAGGATGCAGTTGTGCAACAAGGTAATGGTAACATTTTTACTCTTGACACTCCAATTGGTGGAAATTACTGGGGTGATTATGACTCTCATGAGGAAGGTTGTTATGATTCAAACTCTGACGGTTTTTGCGACAGCCCATATTATGGCATCCTGGCTTGTTTTGACATAAACAATGATGGTGTATGCTCAAATATGAGAGGGGACCCTTTCTACTATGTACCGGATACACTACCTTGGACTATGCAGGACGGCTGGATAGACTCCGATGAAGACGGCTTTAACAGGATAAAAGATTGCGATGATAATTCCCCTTCTGTCTATCCGGGTGCGCCTGAGGTGCCATATAACGGGATAGATGAGAACTGTAACGGCATGGTTGATGACGACGACATAGATAGAGATGGATATTTACTTGCCACTGACTGCAATGATAACGATCCAACAATTCATCCTAATGCTTCAGAGATTAAACATGATGGTATTGACCAAGATTGTAATGGATACGATTTGACTATTGATATCATAAGTGCAATCTACAAAACTCAAAGCGATATGCTCAAAGTAAAGGCTACAAGTACCCTTTTGGATACAGCAAATTTACAATTAGTTGGCTATGGGCCGATGATATGGGATGTTGTTAACTTAAAATGGGTGATTAATGTAAAATACGCAGGAGGGAATCCTGGGGTTGTTACAGTTTCTGGCGTTGAAGGTTCTACGAGTATGACAGTCACTATTGAGTAA
- a CDS encoding DUF507 family protein gives MKLSDDKVSHLTHVILKGLIDEGAITIVSDEGDVRREIRRIITKELKIAADIDEAVRRKLSSYSKKIPEGSPEWDIMYQKFFNEESAKKGRG, from the coding sequence GTGAAACTTTCCGATGACAAGGTAAGCCACCTCACGCATGTTATTCTTAAGGGGCTTATTGATGAAGGCGCGATTACCATTGTCTCAGATGAAGGGGATGTACGGCGGGAAATAAGGCGTATTATCACAAAAGAGCTGAAAATTGCCGCAGATATTGACGAGGCCGTGAGGCGCAAGCTCAGCTCTTATTCAAAGAAAATACCTGAAGGAAGTCCTGAATGGGACATCATGTATCAGAAGTTCTTCAACGAGGAATCCGCAAAAAAAGGCAGGGGGTAA
- a CDS encoding DUF507 family protein gives MRVPKTWVSIIAKEIIEDLLEKKLIALDVSKDEVIKLSDKLIFEELTVEDRLNEEVRGLLKKYDSEIEKGRLDYRKLFDLTKQKLVKERNIVL, from the coding sequence GTGAGAGTTCCAAAAACATGGGTATCAATTATTGCAAAGGAAATAATTGAAGACCTGTTGGAAAAAAAGTTAATAGCGCTGGATGTCTCAAAAGATGAAGTCATAAAGCTTTCAGACAAGCTTATATTTGAGGAGCTTACAGTAGAAGACAGGCTTAATGAAGAGGTCAGGGGACTGCTGAAAAAATATGATTCTGAGATAGAAAAAGGCAGGCTTGATTACCGGAAGCTCTTTGACCTGACAAAGCAAAAACTCGTTAAGGAAAGGAATATTGTCCTGTGA
- a CDS encoding 30S ribosomal protein S18, with amino-acid sequence MQQRKFQKRRFCKFCVDKTPFIDYKDIKILRTYLTERGKITAGRMTGTCAKHQRELTAAIKRARNIAFLPFVEK; translated from the coding sequence GTGCAACAAAGAAAATTTCAAAAAAGAAGATTTTGCAAATTTTGCGTGGATAAAACGCCGTTTATTGATTATAAGGACATAAAAATTTTAAGGACATACCTCACTGAGAGGGGCAAAATTACAGCGGGGAGAATGACCGGCACCTGCGCAAAACACCAGAGGGAACTGACCGCCGCAATAAAGAGGGCGCGTAATATTGCGTTCCTCCCCTTTGTAGAAAAATAA
- the ssb gene encoding single-stranded DNA-binding protein, with product MFNKVILIGNLTKDPEVRYTPQGTSVCNFRIAVNRTYKQGDEVKKEATFIDVVVFGKQADTCGQYLNKGGAVLVEGRLQERRWETEEGQQRSKFEVVAQSVRFLSKKHGGAADAGTGAGADIAPPDETTDLEPF from the coding sequence ATGTTCAATAAAGTCATCCTCATCGGCAACCTTACAAAAGACCCGGAGGTAAGATATACGCCTCAGGGCACATCTGTGTGCAATTTCAGGATTGCAGTCAATCGCACATACAAGCAGGGTGATGAGGTAAAAAAAGAAGCTACGTTCATAGATGTCGTTGTATTCGGCAAGCAGGCCGATACCTGCGGTCAATATCTTAACAAGGGCGGCGCAGTGCTTGTTGAAGGCAGGCTTCAGGAGAGACGATGGGAAACAGAGGAAGGGCAGCAGCGCAGTAAATTTGAAGTTGTCGCTCAAAGCGTGCGTTTTCTTTCCAAGAAACATGGAGGCGCTGCTGACGCCGGCACCGGCGCTGGAGCCGATATTGCGCCGCCGGATGAAACAACGGATTTAGAACCATTTTAA
- the rpsF gene encoding 30S ribosomal protein S6: MNYYENVMIIDPNLDEKETVKAAERVKDVIGRAGGEILKSDNLGVKKLAYEVKKQKKGNYFLMIFKSPPSAILELERFYKVFDPVIKFLVIKLTKKQIAAALAALSKPDAKKEIKSNLTDVKPMAEAQPQEVKEDVQ, translated from the coding sequence TTGAACTATTACGAAAACGTTATGATTATTGACCCTAATCTTGACGAAAAGGAAACGGTCAAGGCCGCTGAAAGAGTCAAAGATGTAATCGGCAGGGCAGGCGGTGAAATACTTAAGTCAGATAACCTCGGGGTTAAAAAACTGGCTTACGAGGTAAAAAAACAGAAAAAAGGCAATTACTTCTTAATGATTTTCAAGTCCCCGCCTTCTGCAATTCTTGAACTTGAGCGGTTCTATAAGGTTTTTGACCCGGTTATTAAATTCCTTGTTATTAAACTAACCAAAAAACAAATAGCCGCTGCATTAGCCGCTTTATCCAAACCTGATGCAAAAAAAGAAATTAAAAGCAATCTCACAGATGTAAAGCCTATGGCAGAGGCGCAACCGCAGGAGGTAAAAGAAGATGTTCAATAA
- a CDS encoding tetratricopeptide repeat protein: MGKRKTYIIHMLFVVVLGLFIYSNSIHSPFHFDDASNIVENPIIKDLQYFAEPLNAKAFPSYDTFKNRFIGYFTFALNCRLHGLDVTGYHAVNLAIHIINALLVYWLVLLTFLKVLKGQSVRVSESQSFDTLILGHFDTKFVALFSALLFVSHPIQTQAVTYIVQRFTSLATMFYLLSLVMYVKFRTQNIEHRTQTTDKNSEHRAQNSDKRQKIFSLLSVFWYLGSVLSAVLAMKTKEIAFTLPIIIVLYEFVFFSPKLKIQNPELETLNSKPETPNSYLQTPNSQAKACGYTSRLTPYALRFLYLTPFLLTLLIIPVSYIGADTSAGDLLGDISETARLQTDMSRLDYLFTQFRVIVTYIRLLFLPINQNLDYDYPIYNSFLNPNVFLSFLFLLSIFGFGVYLFYYSKTKQQTSDTQAETCGYASRLTPHVLRFTPYPLRLTAFGIFWFFITLSVESSVIPIEDVIFEHRVYLPSIGLIIAFISAVFCFSPYLSTFNLRPSSFLSRHASRITVLLLAAILIVFSIAAYQRNAVWKDEISLWQDVVGKSPSKPRPHYNIGFAYGKQGLLNEAIHEYSTAIRIKPDYHEAHNNLGVAYGRQKRVREAINEFLAAVKFKYDFPAAHNNLGFEYYKQGWFDKAIYEYLTAIRIKPDFPEAHNNLGIAYGRKGLFDDAIREFHTAIELRPDYQNAYYNLGVTYKNQNYVNEAMKALQYAVYLNPNDSDARYELEMVSKNPDN; the protein is encoded by the coding sequence ATGGGGAAAAGAAAAACTTATATCATTCATATGCTTTTTGTTGTAGTTCTCGGGCTTTTTATCTACTCCAACAGCATTCATTCCCCCTTTCATTTTGATGACGCATCCAATATTGTAGAAAATCCCATTATCAAAGACCTTCAATATTTTGCCGAACCTTTAAATGCAAAAGCATTCCCCTCATACGACACTTTTAAAAACAGGTTTATAGGCTATTTCACATTTGCTCTGAATTGCAGACTGCACGGTCTTGATGTCACAGGCTACCATGCAGTCAATCTCGCAATCCATATCATAAACGCCCTGCTTGTATACTGGCTGGTGCTTCTGACGTTCCTTAAAGTGTTAAAGGGTCAGAGTGTCAGAGTGTCAGAAAGTCAAAGCTTTGATACTTTGATACTTGGACACTTTGATACTAAGTTTGTTGCCCTTTTCTCCGCCCTGCTCTTTGTCTCCCACCCTATTCAGACGCAGGCAGTCACTTACATTGTCCAGAGGTTTACGTCGCTTGCAACAATGTTTTATCTTCTGAGCCTTGTGATGTATGTAAAATTCAGAACACAGAACATAGAGCACAGAACTCAGACAACAGACAAGAATTCAGAACACAGAGCACAGAACTCAGACAAGAGGCAAAAAATCTTTAGTCTGTTATCTGTGTTCTGGTATCTGGGCTCTGTCCTTTCTGCCGTCCTTGCCATGAAGACCAAGGAAATTGCCTTCACCCTTCCGATAATAATTGTCCTTTATGAATTTGTTTTTTTCAGCCCTAAACTTAAAATCCAAAACCCTGAACTCGAAACTCTAAACTCTAAACCCGAAACTCCAAACTCCTATCTCCAAACTCCAAACTCGCAGGCTAAAGCCTGCGGCTACACATCACGCCTTACCCCTTACGCCTTACGTTTTCTCTATCTAACCCCCTTTCTCCTTACCCTGCTCATCATCCCTGTTTCCTATATTGGGGCTGACACATCTGCCGGAGATTTGCTGGGCGATATATCTGAGACAGCAAGGCTTCAGACTGATATGTCAAGGCTGGATTATCTTTTTACCCAGTTCAGGGTAATTGTGACTTATATCAGATTATTGTTTCTGCCGATAAACCAGAATCTTGATTATGATTATCCAATATATAACTCTTTTCTAAATCCAAACGTGTTCTTGTCGTTTCTGTTTTTATTGTCTATTTTCGGGTTCGGGGTTTATCTTTTTTATTATTCAAAAACCAAACAACAAACCTCGGATACGCAGGCTGAAACCTGCGGCTACGCATCACGCCTTACCCCTCACGTCTTACGTTTTACGCCTTACCCCTTACGCCTCACAGCCTTCGGCATTTTCTGGTTCTTCATAACCCTCTCTGTTGAGTCATCCGTTATTCCTATTGAAGATGTAATCTTTGAGCACAGAGTATATTTACCAAGTATAGGTTTAATAATCGCCTTTATCTCCGCCGTTTTTTGTTTTAGTCCTTATCTTTCAACCTTCAACCTTCGTCCTTCATCCTTTCTCTCTCGTCACGCATCACGCATTACGGTCTTGCTGCTTGCTGCTATACTTATCGTGTTCTCTATCGCCGCTTATCAGAGAAATGCCGTTTGGAAGGATGAAATAAGTTTATGGCAGGATGTTGTTGGAAAAAGTCCGTCAAAACCACGTCCTCATTATAACATTGGCTTTGCCTATGGAAAACAAGGGCTGCTTAATGAGGCTATCCATGAGTATTCAACTGCTATTAGAATTAAACCCGATTATCACGAAGCACATAATAACCTCGGAGTTGCATATGGGAGACAAAAACGGGTTAGAGAGGCTATTAACGAATTCCTGGCGGCTGTTAAATTTAAGTATGATTTTCCTGCGGCGCATAATAATCTCGGCTTTGAATACTATAAACAAGGGTGGTTTGACAAGGCTATCTATGAATACTTAACTGCCATTAGGATTAAACCCGATTTTCCCGAGGCGCATAATAACCTCGGCATTGCTTACGGAAGAAAGGGTCTTTTTGATGATGCAATAAGAGAATTTCATACCGCAATAGAGTTACGGCCTGATTATCAGAACGCATACTACAACCTTGGTGTTACTTACAAAAACCAAAATTATGTGAACGAAGCTATGAAGGCGCTTCAGTATGCGGTCTATCTTAATCCTAATGATTCAGATGCCCGCTATGAATTGGAAATGGTCTCTAAAAACCCGGATAATTAA